The following coding sequences are from one Elusimicrobium minutum Pei191 window:
- a CDS encoding desulfoferrodoxin — protein sequence MTKLNEIYKCSVCGNIVEVVHASVGELTCCGKPMVLQTENTVDAAKEKHVPFVTKTADGYKVQIGSVEHPMTEEHHIEWIELICEECNKVMRKHLNPGDKPVAEFKTKSQKVLAREYCNLHGLWSTKEVQK from the coding sequence ATGACAAAATTAAACGAGATTTACAAATGTTCCGTTTGCGGCAACATTGTTGAAGTTGTTCATGCTTCCGTAGGGGAACTTACCTGCTGCGGCAAGCCTATGGTTCTTCAGACGGAAAACACAGTAGACGCGGCCAAAGAAAAACATGTGCCGTTTGTTACAAAAACGGCTGACGGATACAAAGTTCAAATAGGCAGTGTTGAACATCCTATGACTGAGGAACACCATATTGAATGGATTGAGCTTATTTGTGAAGAATGTAACAAAGTTATGAGAAAACATCTTAACCCGGGCGACAAGCCGGTAGCGGAATTTAAAACAAAGTCCCAAAAAGTTTTAGCAAGGGAATACTGCAATCTTCACGGGCTTTGGTCAACAAAAGAAGTTCAAAAATAA
- a CDS encoding FprA family A-type flavoprotein, giving the protein MKAIKISEKVYWVGAIDWNLRDFHGYSTKRGTTYNAYLVLGEKPTLIDTVKEHFYDEMMSRISSVIDPKKIKIIISNHAEMDHSGALPKTVAAIKPEEVYASTMGLKNIDLQLHENLKIKTVKTGDSIDIGGDKITFYESRMLHWPDSMVSLLEGEGVLFSNDIFGMHYATSKLFDDENDEKDWIYECVKYYANIITPYSDIALKFLDFAGASGLLGKVKMIAPDHGFIWRKDIGKIVDLYKRFATQKFTNKAVIVYDSMWGSTNKLAEAIAEGLRQGGTKVKVMFLHSEHRSDVVTELLDSGALILGSPVMNSNLFPSLGDALFYIKGMRFKNLIGAAFGSYGWAPAPIDSLTKELEDMKIEIVEPALKINFVPTEEDLKKAEEFGLRISQKLAEKMND; this is encoded by the coding sequence ATGAAGGCTATAAAAATAAGTGAAAAAGTATACTGGGTCGGCGCCATTGACTGGAATTTAAGGGATTTCCACGGATATTCCACAAAGCGCGGCACCACGTATAATGCGTATTTGGTTTTGGGGGAAAAGCCTACTCTTATTGATACTGTTAAAGAACATTTTTATGATGAAATGATGAGCAGGATTTCTTCTGTCATAGATCCCAAAAAAATTAAAATAATAATTTCTAACCATGCGGAAATGGACCACAGCGGCGCTTTACCCAAGACTGTAGCCGCTATAAAACCTGAGGAAGTGTACGCCTCAACAATGGGTTTAAAAAATATCGATTTGCAGCTTCATGAAAATCTTAAAATAAAAACCGTTAAAACAGGAGACAGCATTGATATCGGCGGGGATAAAATAACGTTTTATGAATCGCGCATGCTGCACTGGCCGGACAGCATGGTTTCTTTGCTTGAAGGGGAGGGTGTTTTATTTTCAAACGATATTTTCGGCATGCATTACGCCACAAGCAAACTTTTTGACGACGAGAATGATGAGAAAGACTGGATATACGAATGTGTGAAATATTATGCCAACATTATCACGCCTTACAGCGATATAGCTTTAAAATTTTTAGACTTTGCCGGCGCTTCCGGGCTTTTGGGCAAAGTAAAAATGATAGCTCCCGACCATGGTTTTATTTGGCGTAAAGACATAGGTAAAATTGTTGATTTGTACAAACGTTTTGCTACGCAAAAATTTACAAATAAAGCGGTTATTGTGTACGATTCAATGTGGGGCAGCACAAATAAACTTGCCGAGGCTATCGCTGAAGGTCTTAGACAGGGCGGAACAAAAGTTAAAGTTATGTTTTTACACAGCGAGCACAGAAGCGACGTGGTGACGGAGCTTTTAGATTCTGGCGCGCTTATTTTAGGGTCACCGGTTATGAATTCTAATCTGTTCCCGTCTTTAGGCGACGCTTTGTTTTACATTAAAGGTATGAGATTTAAAAATTTAATAGGCGCGGCTTTCGGTTCCTACGGATGGGCCCCCGCTCCCATAGACAGCCTTACAAAAGAACTTGAAGATATGAAAATTGAAATTGTTGAGCCCGCGCTTAAAATAAACTTTGTTCCCACTGAAGAAGATTTGAAAAAAGCGGAAGAATTCGGCTTAAGGATTTCACAAAAACTGGCGGAGAAGATGAATGATTGA
- a CDS encoding flavin reductase family protein, whose translation MIDLNAFKKISYGLYIVSSFKGDKINAMIVNSLVQVSSEPAKIMAAINKNSLTCEYILESKVFAAMPLAQNTALPFIGIFGFRTGRTFDKFANVKYKKGVLGAPIVLEHTTACYEAEVEKIIDVGTHYIIVGLVKETENFTQDKCLTYDYYHNVIKGKTPKGATHE comes from the coding sequence ATGATTGATTTAAACGCGTTTAAAAAAATATCTTACGGCCTTTATATAGTATCTTCCTTTAAAGGGGATAAAATAAATGCTATGATAGTTAATTCTTTGGTACAGGTGTCGTCCGAGCCTGCGAAAATCATGGCTGCTATAAATAAAAACAGCCTTACCTGTGAATATATTTTAGAAAGCAAAGTTTTTGCCGCTATGCCGCTTGCGCAAAACACGGCGTTGCCTTTTATAGGAATTTTCGGCTTTAGAACAGGCCGTACCTTTGATAAGTTTGCCAATGTCAAATATAAAAAAGGTGTTTTGGGCGCGCCAATTGTGCTTGAACATACAACCGCTTGTTACGAAGCCGAGGTTGAAAAGATAATAGACGTAGGAACCCACTACATTATTGTAGGCTTAGTAAAAGAGACTGAAAATTTTACTCAGGATAAATGCCTTACTTATGATTATTACCATAATGTAATTAAAGGTAAAACTCCTAAAGGCGCAACACACGAATAA
- the rd gene encoding rubredoxin, translated as MQKYVCNVCGYIYDPAAGDPDSGITAGTPWEQVPADWVCPACGVGKDQFSPM; from the coding sequence ATGCAAAAATACGTATGCAATGTTTGTGGTTATATTTATGATCCTGCCGCGGGCGATCCGGACAGCGGGATTACCGCCGGCACACCTTGGGAGCAAGTTCCTGCGGATTGGGTTTGCCCGGCTTGCGGAGTAGGTAAAGACCAGTTTTCACCTATGTAA
- a CDS encoding type IV pilin protein, producing MKQKYPIYCFIVCFLHTKNKAFTLIELLVVVLIIGILAAIAVPQYQKAVQKSRLAEALVLVKAVADAQRRHFLANGEYTIDFESLDIDVSGGPANAQTGSQTKKVGNNLSLQLRGEKGLKAGNGFYVMGGIMNAAKDGTPLAVRWMPDEEALVCTAYGTDQSAIAVCKTFGKEIPCPATIATSGYNFTCISIN from the coding sequence ATGAAACAAAAATACCCTATATATTGCTTCATTGTGTGCTTTTTACATACGAAAAATAAAGCTTTTACCCTTATCGAGCTGCTGGTTGTGGTTCTTATTATAGGAATACTTGCCGCAATCGCCGTGCCTCAATACCAAAAAGCAGTGCAAAAAAGCCGACTTGCAGAAGCCTTGGTTTTAGTAAAAGCCGTAGCTGACGCGCAAAGGCGGCATTTCCTGGCTAACGGGGAATATACTATTGACTTTGAATCCTTAGACATAGATGTCTCCGGCGGCCCGGCCAACGCCCAAACCGGTTCCCAAACTAAAAAGGTAGGCAATAATCTTTCCTTACAGTTACGGGGAGAAAAGGGATTAAAAGCCGGCAACGGTTTTTATGTTATGGGCGGAATAATGAACGCTGCTAAAGACGGCACGCCGCTTGCTGTCCGCTGGATGCCGGATGAAGAGGCTTTGGTATGCACTGCTTATGGAACCGACCAAAGCGCAATAGCCGTTTGCAAAACATTCGGCAAAGAGATACCCTGTCCGGCTACGATAGCCACGTCCGGGTACAATTTTACCTGCATCTCAATAAATTAA
- the lepB gene encoding signal peptidase I: protein METRLFIIGAVMLAWAITAKILKKKNLLENKFIFTALHVIFIATVTFLAFWLFDFVSNGGDVAMIEFSLTKTLIRAAIIIAFCIWGAVASFKGDGKKRIKIFAKDYEWADTIYFSALLAAFVMFFFVQAFKIPSASMRNTLIEGDHLFVNKAVYGFRIPLTSVRFGQFRDIKKGDVIIFAFPSTTKDQINCGGPQFGRDYVKRIIALPGDKVEIKGEQVFVNDIKQEHQSYEVFDATERYSFKNFEQQKEYQKKWEDMVLENYYGMLLRDQFGPVIVPEGHYFVMGDNRDYSCDSRFWGPVPRENIKGKVWFIHFPFSRARFIK from the coding sequence ATGGAAACAAGACTTTTTATTATAGGCGCGGTTATGCTTGCCTGGGCCATAACCGCCAAAATTTTAAAGAAAAAAAATCTTCTTGAAAACAAATTTATTTTTACCGCTCTTCATGTTATTTTTATAGCCACGGTAACTTTTTTGGCCTTCTGGCTTTTTGACTTTGTGTCAAACGGCGGCGACGTGGCTATGATTGAATTCTCTTTAACAAAAACTTTAATACGCGCGGCCATTATTATAGCGTTTTGTATATGGGGCGCGGTTGCCTCTTTTAAAGGAGACGGGAAAAAAAGAATTAAAATTTTCGCTAAAGATTATGAATGGGCCGATACTATTTATTTCTCTGCGCTGCTCGCGGCTTTTGTAATGTTCTTTTTTGTGCAGGCTTTTAAAATACCTTCCGCGTCAATGAGAAATACTTTGATAGAAGGAGACCACCTGTTTGTTAACAAAGCCGTTTACGGCTTCAGAATTCCTTTAACAAGTGTACGTTTCGGACAGTTTAGGGATATTAAAAAAGGCGATGTCATTATTTTTGCTTTTCCTTCAACAACAAAAGACCAAATTAACTGCGGAGGCCCGCAGTTCGGAAGGGATTATGTAAAAAGAATTATCGCTTTGCCCGGAGATAAAGTTGAAATAAAAGGCGAACAGGTTTTTGTTAATGATATCAAGCAAGAGCATCAAAGTTATGAGGTTTTTGACGCAACGGAAAGATATTCCTTTAAAAACTTTGAACAGCAAAAAGAATACCAAAAGAAATGGGAAGATATGGTTCTTGAAAATTATTACGGCATGTTGCTGCGCGACCAGTTCGGCCCCGTTATAGTGCCCGAAGGCCATTACTTTGTTATGGGCGATAATAGAGATTATTCCTGCGATTCCCGCTTTTGGGGCCCGGTACCGAGAGAAAATATTAAAGGCAAGGTGTGGTTCATCCACTTTCCTTTTTCAAGAGCAAGATTTATTAAATAA
- a CDS encoding glycosyltransferase produces the protein MRIIYVTTSTDAGGAEKAVFDLALTLSKENTVKVISLKPLGFFAQKLTLEGVETTSLNMGYFPSPAALFKLKKEIASFKPDVVHAVMYRAIQMCRMIKKDFKLFTTPHTNYRSKSKFLRIIDAALKIKDDLSLAESNSTADFLLVNQAYKKEKVKIILNTVSSAFFPDENARKELRKELNVEDKTVFINVARLAEEKGQVFLLNAFAKIYRKNPDTVLWLAGEGKKRKELENIADILKIKQNIVFWGFREDVEKLLNAADIFILPSLSESMSLALTEAISCGLPVIASDAGDNALICQHGKNGFICNTKDPVMLAAFMQELKDNKKLRKNFSSVSLKQAAELKKDYAKEHMQIYRS, from the coding sequence ATGAGAATTATATATGTAACAACATCTACTGACGCCGGCGGCGCGGAAAAGGCGGTTTTCGACTTAGCTTTAACATTATCTAAAGAAAATACCGTTAAAGTCATAAGCTTAAAACCGTTAGGTTTTTTTGCGCAAAAACTTACCCTGGAGGGGGTGGAAACAACTTCATTAAATATGGGGTATTTTCCATCTCCGGCAGCTCTTTTTAAATTAAAAAAAGAAATTGCTTCCTTCAAGCCCGATGTTGTACACGCCGTTATGTACCGCGCCATACAAATGTGCAGAATGATAAAAAAAGATTTTAAACTTTTTACAACGCCTCACACAAACTATCGCAGCAAAAGCAAATTTTTAAGAATTATAGATGCGGCGTTAAAAATAAAAGATGATTTAAGTTTAGCAGAATCAAACTCCACGGCGGATTTTTTGCTTGTTAACCAAGCCTATAAAAAAGAAAAAGTAAAAATTATTTTAAACACGGTTTCTTCCGCTTTTTTCCCCGATGAAAACGCGCGCAAAGAATTACGCAAAGAACTTAACGTCGAAGATAAAACCGTTTTTATTAACGTGGCGAGGCTGGCTGAGGAGAAAGGACAGGTGTTTCTTTTAAACGCTTTTGCTAAAATATACAGGAAAAACCCCGACACCGTTTTATGGCTTGCGGGAGAGGGCAAAAAACGCAAAGAACTTGAAAATATAGCCGACATTTTAAAAATAAAACAGAATATTGTCTTTTGGGGTTTTAGGGAAGATGTTGAAAAACTTTTAAACGCGGCTGATATTTTTATTTTGCCTTCGCTTTCGGAAAGCATGTCTCTTGCTTTAACGGAAGCGATATCTTGCGGCCTTCCCGTTATAGCAAGCGACGCGGGCGATAACGCCCTAATATGCCAGCACGGCAAAAACGGTTTTATTTGCAACACAAAAGACCCTGTTATGCTTGCTGCTTTTATGCAGGAACTTAAAGACAATAAAAAATTAAGAAAAAATTTTTCTTCGGTTTCTTTAAAACAAGCAGCCGAGTTAAAAAAAGATTACGCCAAAGAACATATGCAAATTTATAGGAGTTAA
- a CDS encoding alpha-amylase family glycosyl hydrolase: MRTNPHILEINTAVWLNKLSEKYGKKIPLCHVPDEELDKFKKYGFDAVWLMGIWKRSPEAREVAQNNEEIKRAIAAFNPNYDKKYIAGSPYAIYDYTIDPDLGTEDGLKNFRQRLNERGVALLLDFVGNHFAIDHPQTLENPDFFINTGMEAPAQNPEWFFRTEKGVFIAHGRDPYFPPWTDTAQLNYFNPKTQEYMLQCLERISSFCDGVRCDMSMLSLNKVMKDTWGNYLKYDYPKEEFWTKAVSKIKNINPLFSFIAEVYWGLEWDIQEMGFDYTYDKVLYDRLRFSTAEAIEAHLGAEHLFQMRSIRFISNHDEESALKAFGKEKSLAAAAIISTIPGAKMFSLDQILGHKEKIPVQYTLESEKDDEEIISFYQKLLSIINHPSFHGGQWTVKKVLSVNDSLTYKNVLCCSWVQGIEHKIVVINYSNAEAVCKVTLKRFKFKELKDDIAGKPVDIPVEEAYKNGITLQLKPYEIKIYGTTI; encoded by the coding sequence ATGAGAACAAATCCTCATATTCTTGAAATAAATACAGCAGTTTGGCTCAACAAACTGAGTGAAAAATATGGCAAAAAAATTCCGCTTTGCCATGTTCCTGACGAGGAACTTGATAAGTTTAAAAAATACGGCTTTGACGCTGTTTGGCTTATGGGCATTTGGAAACGCAGCCCGGAAGCCCGGGAAGTAGCACAAAATAATGAGGAAATAAAAAGAGCGATAGCTGCTTTTAATCCCAATTATGATAAAAAGTATATCGCAGGGTCTCCTTACGCAATTTATGACTATACTATAGACCCTGATTTGGGCACTGAGGACGGGCTTAAAAACTTTAGGCAGCGTTTAAACGAAAGAGGAGTAGCGCTTCTTTTAGATTTTGTGGGTAATCATTTTGCAATTGACCATCCGCAAACCTTAGAAAATCCCGATTTTTTTATTAACACCGGCATGGAAGCGCCCGCTCAAAATCCGGAATGGTTTTTCCGAACGGAAAAAGGCGTTTTTATAGCCCATGGGAGGGACCCTTACTTTCCCCCGTGGACGGATACTGCGCAGCTTAACTATTTTAATCCTAAGACACAGGAATATATGTTGCAATGTTTGGAAAGGATATCTTCTTTCTGCGACGGAGTAAGGTGCGACATGTCAATGCTTTCATTAAACAAAGTAATGAAAGACACTTGGGGAAACTACCTTAAGTATGATTATCCTAAAGAAGAATTTTGGACAAAAGCTGTAAGTAAAATCAAAAATATAAATCCGTTGTTTTCCTTTATTGCCGAAGTTTATTGGGGCCTTGAGTGGGATATACAGGAAATGGGTTTTGACTATACTTACGATAAAGTTTTGTATGACAGATTAAGATTTTCCACAGCTGAAGCTATAGAAGCGCACTTAGGGGCGGAACACTTATTTCAAATGCGTTCTATACGTTTTATTTCTAACCACGATGAAGAGTCCGCGTTAAAAGCTTTTGGTAAGGAAAAATCTTTAGCGGCCGCGGCTATAATTTCAACAATTCCCGGCGCAAAAATGTTTAGCTTAGACCAAATTTTGGGGCATAAAGAAAAGATTCCCGTACAATATACTTTGGAATCTGAAAAAGATGATGAGGAGATAATATCTTTTTACCAAAAACTTTTAAGTATTATTAACCATCCTTCTTTTCACGGCGGACAATGGACGGTTAAAAAAGTTCTGTCAGTAAACGACAGTCTTACTTACAAAAATGTTTTGTGCTGCAGCTGGGTTCAAGGCATTGAGCATAAAATTGTTGTTATAAATTATTCAAACGCCGAAGCTGTTTGTAAGGTTACTTTAAAACGTTTTAAATTTAAAGAACTTAAAGATGACATCGCGGGAAAACCGGTTGATATTCCCGTTGAAGAAGCATATAAAAACGGGATTACGCTACAACTTAAACCATACGAGATTAAAATATACGGTACTACCATTTAA
- a CDS encoding magnesium transporter CorA family protein: protein MRKYEIEYGKIVETFSDSAPILLFSNPTADEQRFLIQKLNIDEHTLASALDPEELPRLEFEPDHAAIIFKRPKNYSGKDQLEFKVASMGLFVYEERLVIVISEDIPLFIGKRFLNVTGLHDIFLKLIYNSISHYVEHLRVINMISEEIEDKMSESLDNKYLLNLFSLEKSLVYYANAISSNGFVFEKLRNLSSRIGLEENSREMLDDIIVENAQCQRQAEINSNVLASLIGARANIVSNNLNVLIKHLNAVTIWLMMPTFVVSAFSMNVRIPMAEHPNAFWMIMGLAVISVWLIITYWKHRNW from the coding sequence ATGAGAAAGTACGAAATAGAATACGGTAAAATAGTGGAAACTTTCAGCGATTCCGCCCCTATTTTATTGTTTTCAAACCCCACGGCGGACGAGCAAAGATTCTTAATACAAAAGCTTAATATTGACGAGCACACTTTGGCTTCAGCATTAGACCCGGAAGAGCTTCCCCGTCTTGAGTTTGAGCCTGACCACGCCGCTATCATTTTTAAGCGACCTAAAAATTATTCCGGTAAAGACCAGCTTGAATTTAAAGTAGCGTCAATGGGTTTATTTGTTTATGAAGAAAGGCTGGTGATAGTTATTTCAGAGGATATTCCTCTTTTTATCGGCAAAAGGTTTTTAAATGTTACGGGGCTGCATGATATATTTTTAAAACTAATATATAACTCCATTTCGCACTATGTTGAGCATTTGCGCGTTATAAACATGATATCTGAAGAAATTGAGGACAAAATGTCTGAATCTTTAGACAATAAATACCTTTTAAATTTATTTAGCTTGGAAAAAAGTTTGGTATATTATGCGAACGCCATAAGCTCAAACGGATTTGTGTTTGAAAAGTTAAGAAATTTATCTTCCCGCATAGGGCTTGAGGAAAACAGCCGCGAAATGCTTGACGATATTATAGTTGAAAACGCGCAATGTCAAAGGCAGGCTGAAATTAACTCAAATGTATTGGCCTCTTTAATAGGCGCCAGAGCAAATATCGTAAGCAATAACCTTAACGTTCTTATTAAACACCTTAACGCCGTAACCATATGGCTGATGATGCCTACCTTTGTTGTAAGCGCTTTCTCAATGAACGTCCGCATACCAATGGCCGAGCATCCAAACGCGTTTTGGATGATTATGGGCCTTGCGGTAATCTCCGTATGGCTTATTATTACTTATTGGAAACACAGAAACTGGTAG
- a CDS encoding nucleoside phosphorylase yields MIYNKDKKYSEKPLSGAQNYINHIKCDLSLPENIIICPVSMLTKIVQNNYKNKFYRLDGDIYILEKHNCAFVTNFGMGSPAFAMMMEVLVALGCKNFFLIGIAGALQKDIKTAEIVLCEKALRDEGVSANYIAPGDAFSFPSKTLNKKLENVFKQEKRSFSHGPTWTTDALFRETVSEVLFYQKQGIVTVEMEAAAAFAIAEHHKVDLSAAFVISDSLASLKWEPAFGHKDIDKNMHILLDCCIKAFK; encoded by the coding sequence ATGATATACAATAAAGATAAAAAATATTCGGAAAAACCTCTTTCGGGAGCGCAAAACTATATTAACCACATTAAATGTGATCTATCCCTTCCTGAAAATATTATTATTTGCCCTGTTTCAATGCTTACAAAAATTGTTCAAAATAACTATAAAAACAAATTTTACCGTCTTGACGGCGATATTTATATTTTGGAAAAACACAACTGCGCTTTTGTAACCAATTTCGGCATGGGAAGCCCCGCCTTTGCGATGATGATGGAAGTTCTTGTGGCGTTGGGTTGCAAAAACTTTTTTTTAATAGGCATAGCTGGCGCTTTACAGAAAGATATAAAAACGGCCGAAATAGTCCTTTGTGAAAAAGCTTTAAGAGACGAGGGCGTCTCTGCAAATTATATTGCGCCCGGCGACGCCTTTTCTTTCCCGTCCAAAACATTAAACAAAAAATTAGAAAATGTTTTTAAGCAAGAAAAGCGTTCCTTTTCCCATGGCCCTACATGGACCACGGATGCTTTGTTCAGGGAAACTGTTTCCGAAGTTCTTTTTTACCAAAAACAAGGAATTGTGACTGTTGAGATGGAAGCCGCCGCGGCTTTTGCCATAGCCGAGCATCATAAAGTTGATTTATCTGCCGCTTTTGTTATAAGCGACAGTTTGGCCTCTTTGAAGTGGGAGCCCGCCTTCGGACATAAAGACATAGATAAAAATATGCATATTCTTTTAGATTGCTGCATAAAAGCTTTTAAATAA
- a CDS encoding DUF3536 domain-containing protein: MKYLCIHGHFYQPPRENAWTDAIDYQESAFPYHDWNDRICAECYQPNTKSRVLDGDKNLIALVNNYSSISFNFGPTLLSWMEEKQPDVYRAILEADRLSMKKFNGHGSALAQVYNHMIMPLANERDKRTQIIWGIEDFKKRFQRFPEGMWLAETACDTPTLELLAEQGIKFTILAPGQCAKTRKIGDKNWLETPNASVDPKKPYLCNLPSGKTITLFFYDGPISQGIAFSDTLKSGENFAAKLMGAFTDASKKDTELVHIATDGETYGHHQKFADMALAYCLKQVEDKSLAKITIYGEFLEKFPPKYEAKINENSSWSCFHGVERWRSNCGCNSGMHQGWNQKWRAPLRAALDLIRESFIKTFETKGSEFYHDVWDARNAYISFVLDRKPEMLESFFKAKGKERVWQDRQTAVDLMEMQHNAMLMYTSCGWFFDEISGIETVQIMQYAAKAIELHKNINGIDLEADFINKLSEAQSNIAELGNGGNIYERFVKTAAFTSQKAAVHYALTRTFNHEDIKEIYSYTVSDSQLKEIETGTTKAVTGKAVFTSKIDFRSSEEFFVLLYSQDYRIVCFCSEKPLITFEEIKNIIENNSTDEAIEQLQKNIPSSFTLSDLVKDAQRVVSSKILKKLHATTTEAFDTVFNSQYPLLRELKYIGTPIPKPFFYVAIFVLLEDLKEEISSGNTDPARIEEMLEDCRSLNTEINFAPVKDMAQKKLQKICLEFKENPDREHALAVIELLSILQSTPFAPDVFFGQEDVFTALKSLPKVTRDESAFKVLARKMKVRI, from the coding sequence ATGAAATATTTATGTATACATGGACATTTTTACCAACCTCCTAGAGAAAACGCCTGGACAGACGCCATTGATTACCAGGAAAGCGCCTTTCCTTATCATGACTGGAACGATCGCATTTGCGCGGAGTGTTACCAACCTAACACCAAATCAAGGGTTTTAGACGGGGACAAAAACCTTATAGCTTTGGTTAATAATTATTCTTCAATAAGTTTTAACTTCGGCCCCACTCTTTTATCCTGGATGGAGGAAAAGCAGCCCGATGTTTACCGCGCCATTTTAGAGGCGGACAGATTAAGTATGAAAAAGTTTAACGGCCACGGCAGTGCCTTAGCGCAGGTTTATAACCATATGATAATGCCGCTAGCCAATGAACGCGACAAACGCACGCAGATAATTTGGGGCATAGAGGACTTTAAAAAAAGATTCCAACGTTTTCCCGAAGGAATGTGGCTTGCAGAAACCGCTTGCGACACTCCTACTCTTGAACTGCTTGCCGAACAGGGTATAAAATTTACCATTTTGGCTCCCGGCCAATGCGCAAAAACAAGAAAAATCGGTGATAAAAACTGGCTTGAAACACCTAACGCCTCAGTAGATCCCAAAAAACCTTATTTATGCAATTTGCCCTCAGGTAAAACAATTACTTTATTTTTTTATGACGGGCCGATATCACAGGGCATCGCTTTTAGCGACACTTTAAAAAGCGGGGAAAATTTTGCCGCCAAATTAATGGGCGCGTTTACGGACGCTTCTAAAAAAGACACGGAACTAGTGCACATAGCCACGGACGGGGAAACCTACGGGCATCATCAAAAATTCGCGGATATGGCTCTTGCCTACTGTCTTAAACAGGTTGAAGATAAAAGCCTTGCCAAAATAACAATTTACGGCGAGTTTTTAGAAAAATTCCCCCCAAAATACGAAGCGAAAATAAATGAAAATTCTTCCTGGAGCTGCTTTCACGGCGTTGAAAGATGGCGAAGCAACTGCGGATGCAACAGCGGCATGCACCAAGGCTGGAACCAAAAGTGGCGAGCTCCTTTAAGAGCGGCGCTTGATTTAATAAGAGAATCTTTTATTAAAACCTTTGAAACAAAAGGAAGCGAGTTTTACCATGACGTTTGGGACGCGAGAAACGCCTACATCTCTTTTGTGCTTGACCGCAAACCCGAAATGCTTGAAAGTTTTTTTAAAGCAAAAGGAAAAGAACGAGTTTGGCAAGACAGGCAAACTGCCGTTGATTTAATGGAAATGCAGCATAACGCCATGCTTATGTATACAAGCTGCGGCTGGTTTTTTGACGAGATAAGTGGCATTGAAACTGTGCAAATAATGCAATACGCGGCCAAAGCGATAGAGCTTCACAAAAATATTAACGGAATTGATTTGGAAGCTGATTTTATAAACAAACTTTCCGAGGCGCAAAGCAATATTGCGGAACTCGGCAACGGCGGTAATATTTACGAGCGTTTTGTAAAAACCGCCGCTTTCACAAGCCAAAAAGCCGCCGTGCACTACGCGCTTACTCGCACGTTTAACCATGAAGATATTAAGGAAATTTATTCTTACACCGTATCCGACAGCCAGTTAAAGGAAATAGAAACGGGCACTACAAAAGCCGTTACGGGCAAAGCGGTGTTTACTTCTAAAATAGACTTCCGCAGCAGTGAAGAATTTTTTGTATTGCTTTATTCGCAAGATTATAGAATTGTGTGTTTTTGCTCCGAAAAACCTTTAATAACGTTTGAGGAGATAAAAAATATTATAGAAAACAATTCTACTGACGAAGCCATAGAACAACTGCAAAAGAATATTCCGTCCTCTTTTACTCTTTCCGACCTCGTAAAAGACGCGCAGAGGGTAGTTTCTTCCAAAATACTAAAAAAGCTACACGCAACAACCACCGAGGCTTTTGACACCGTGTTTAACTCGCAGTATCCGCTTTTAAGAGAGTTAAAATATATAGGAACGCCGATACCAAAGCCGTTTTTTTATGTGGCTATTTTTGTGCTGCTTGAGGATTTAAAGGAAGAAATTTCTTCCGGCAATACAGACCCCGCCAGAATTGAGGAAATGCTTGAGGACTGCCGTAGTTTAAATACAGAAATTAATTTCGCTCCCGTAAAAGATATGGCTCAAAAAAAATTACAAAAAATCTGCCTGGAGTTTAAAGAAAACCCGGACAGGGAACACGCCCTTGCTGTTATTGAGCTGCTTTCTATACTGCAAAGCACACCTTTCGCGCCGGATGTTTTCTTTGGGCAGGAGGACGTTTTTACAGCGCTTAAAAGCCTGCCAAAAGTTACCAGGGACGAATCCGCCTTTAAGGTTTTAGCAAGAAAAATGAAAGTAAGAATATAA